A region of the Brienomyrus brachyistius isolate T26 chromosome 10, BBRACH_0.4, whole genome shotgun sequence genome:
TCAGTAGCGGTTCCACATCATTTCAACTGGGGGGCAGACTGGGGCTAGTTGTTCTATTAGGGGGGccagatgcatttgaccttaaGGCCGTCCAAGTATTACTTACACTAGATTGccagcattaagaagcaaaagacaATCCTGAAAACTGGTAAGTCGTTTATGCAATGCTTTGTAGCTACATTTCAcagtttttacaaatatgtCACTCTGATGTCTTCCTTTAGACTGTCTTGCTTCCACAAGCTTGATTATTTTGTCTGTCGTTAACTTTTCTCCAACCGAAACAACTCGACCACCCATCCCATCCGCGTTAACAGTAGGTCAAGAAAATGTGCTTATGTTTGTGTTTCGATTGTTCCCAGCCCAGCATctataaatgtacaaaataataatactactaataataatatttagggAGGCCACGGGACGCATGCGTGTTATCACGGGGGGCACTCCCCGCCCGTCCTTGTACGTCCTACGTTAACTATTCTGGAAACGCGTTTTATCGACTTGGGCTTTTTGTTCCCTGTTGCTTTCCGTATGACGTTTCGGTGGGCTGGTCCGTCATGGCTGCCAAGGTGTGTATGGCCTCTTTATTCAAAGTCGTTTAAACGGTATATGATGGTGCTGATGACAGTATAAACAAAAgcaacaaaactgaaaatcacaATTTAGGAAGAAAATAAATTGTGTCCGATATGCCACATGTTCAACATTGCACAGTCGAAAGTTAGTGAGTTAGTTTGAACGCAAATCTGAACCACGAAACACATAGATAAGGTTAGTAAGGGAAAACACACATGTCGAAGTAGTATACGCTTATATTTAATCAGTTACTCTGATTATAACGGAAAATATTTGACCAGTTACACGAAAATGTTAGGAAGAATAAACTTTCCCGTTGGTAAATCTCTGATCTGCGTCACATTGATTGCTTTAGTGATGAAATGTTGCACAGCAGCGTTAGCTGCCAAATTAAAATAAGACACATTTTCACTTGGGTaaactttattatttgaaaAATATTGACTGGTTGATATCCGTAATTTAACTGAAACATGGCAAGAGTTAGTTAGAAATTGTGCACCCCGCATGTTTCGGTAGTTTCATCCTTATGTGCAAAgtccatgtgtgtgtttgcaggtcTTGAAGCTTTCGGCAATCCCAGCTGCACTTGGATTAGCGTCTTTTCGGATTTACGAGTTAAATAAAGAAAAGACAAAAGGACATGTCAATTCTCGGGAGGTATTTTTCCTCGGGATTAAGCCAATGCAATATTACATAACTGTTGACCTTTAAGTTTTGTAGCCTCTTTATGTATGGCCTAACCTCGTGAGAAACAAGCTCTCTTCGTGTCTTCCCAACTACAGCTGTCCATTTACACACCAACGTCCCAGCCATTCCACTTTGTGGAGGATCAACCTGGAAGCATGGAGAAGGGGCTGCATACCTTAAGGGTTGGGCTGCAGCCCTATGCCCGGGCTGTGAAGGTATCTGACCCCTAATACTCACCCTTCTCCAGTTCAGAAGCCTTAAAATGGCAGGAACCTCATGGTTCTGCTTGTACTGTACACCTGAAAACGCAATGTTAAGGTTATTTCCCCTCACTGGGATGTTTTTCCTTACAGGATGCCTGCGTTTCATTCAAAATAGGAGCTGTTAACTTGTACTATGCAGGAGAAGGTGAGCGGAAGGATTACTGTGTTCCTTTTATGTAGTAAAACCTATTTAAATTTTAACACACTATTTCCCCTCCATAGATATTTACCACTACCTTAAAGACCCTCCTCCTGGATTTTTGCCCAGAGTGAGTTTAATTACAGTTTCTGGACTAGCTGGATTGGTCCTGGCAAGAAAAGGTAACCACTTTTTCTGAAAGCGTCacaagaaagcaaacaaacaacagGGCTTTCCAAATGTGGCTCGGAATGCTTTAAATCGGTGTATTTGAGTAGTTTGACAACTATATTTTTTCACCTCTGTACTTCAGTTAATCCGGTTCATATAGAACTTTGAGACTCGGATGCATCTTAACATGAGTAGCTGTGGTCTGTGGCACTTTCAGTCATGTGGCATCTTTAGCCTGCCTGTAGATTGACTGAACGCCTCTGCAATGCAGAAGCGTACAGTAGTTTTCACCCTTGTATTGTCTCCCGTCATATTTCCTGCCAGGGTCTCGCTTGAAGAGGATCACCATGTCACTGGGCTTGGCCACCTTGGGTACAGCTGTGTGCTACCCGGGCCAGACAGTCAAGGTTCTGAAGGTAGCTTTCTGTGGATTGGTTTAATCAGGTCACATGACACGCAAACACTCCAGAGGAGTGGGCCAGCCTCTGTCTTTCTTTCTTGCTTTCCAAGTTCATGTTTCAAGTTTTATTGTTACCTGTTCAGAggaacacagtgaaattcttcTGGGTCAGCCGGAGGGGAGGGGATGGGGACAGTAGGACCACAAAgtacagcaaaagacaagatgTCACACTTTGAATTTTCTGTTTGCAATAATGAAAATGTGTATCCTGGatatttgtccatccatccattttccaaaccgcttattctactgggtcgtaggggttccggagcctatcccagaagcaatgggcacgaggcagggaacaacccaggatggggggccagcccatcgcaggacacactcacacaccattcactcacacatgcgcacctacaggcaatttagtaacttcaattagcctcagcatgtttttggactgtgggggggaaaccagagtacctggaggaaaccccacgacgacatggggagaacatgcaaactccacacacatgtaaatccaggtggagacttgaacccgggtcccagaggtgtgaggcaacagtgctaacccctgcaccaccatgccgcccctatcctggatatttgtatatttgcaaacagaaaaataaatcaaagccaCATGTGATGTCTCACGTGGTTTTGACTTAAAATTACCGATGTATATAtcatatatgtgacccatcaccacgaaatgagtcttaagtcgcactggtaggaatacacccataagactcatttcatggTGATGGGCCACATATATGGCATTGTTCTCTTGGTTGGATAAAACCAGAAAATAACCTAAAAATAATGCTAAAATCTACTTTGCCAGCCCTTAATATACCTGGGAGGCCAGGCCAAGTAAGAAGACGTGTAGGAAACACTGAATAAATAGCATTCAGTGGGGATGGGGATGTGCAAATAGACCACAGTGTGGTAAATAATAACGATGAAGTGCAGAGGTGGTGTTTTAATCATAGAGTGCAGTGGGGACAGATACATGTCACTGGATTAGCTACCTGTAGAGTAATTCAGGTTCAGAGAGTAAacgtccagaccaagattttgtttcaaccaaccagttgagcataaagagccaCTCAAGTACTCaaatggttggttgaaaatcccggactggacttttactctctggacctgaattacccaactctggctacctgatggggaaagaaactgtctttgaaatggGTGGTAATGCCTTCCTGAGGGCGGGAGCTGGGTGGCTGTTATCCCTGATGATGCCATCTCAGTGCTCTTGCATGTCCTTGGTCCCTGCCCCTGCATTCTGGCCTCTTAATGCTGCACATACTTCTGAACTCTGGCTGGTTACTCCCTCATCCTCAGATCACTGGGAGGAAGACGTACGCAGGCACGCAGTGGGCGGTGTCCACGGCCGCCTCGCTCTGGAAGGCAAATCCAGCCAAAGAGGTCCCAACTCAACCCGTCGGGGTTCAGGTATGACCTTCCACTAGGGGGCGCCACAGTCACTttactcttcatgcagtcagtcAGTTGGgacattttcctgtttttcagTCTCCCTGTCCAGTCTAGACTATCATGTTCCAGGACAAGAGATGCCTTTAGAATCTCGGCTTGAttcgtgtttgtttgtttaccaATGTATCAGTACTGTACCTGGTTCTCTGGCAGTCGGTGTCCGTGTCCGAGTCTCCATCCGAGGCCCCCTCTACAGAGCTGACACCTGAGACCCTGCCTCCCCAGGAAACACACACTGTCCCAGCCCCCCTGGAGGAGTCTGTCCCGCAGCTGACCCCTGAGCCCAGTTGTGACCCGCCTCCCCACCCTGCAGAGGACAGATCCCCTGTGGAGGGTCTGGCTTCTGTACCTCCCACTCCTCAGAAGTCGGATTTACCAGAAGCACTAGGACAGGCACTGGATGCTGACGCCCCCGCGGGTAATTTTTCTGTCATTGGCATTTCAGTCCTGTTACCCCAATTCCTCCTGCTTTAGTTGGGTCTGTTACCCCACCTCCTCCCGCTGTAGCTGGGCCTGTTGCCCCACCTCCTCCCGCTGTAGCTGGGCCTGTTGCCCCACCTCCTCTTGCTTTAGCTGGGCCTGTTGCCCCACCTCCTCCCACTGTAGCTGGGCCTGTTGCCCCACCTCCTCTTGCTTTAGCTGGGCCTGTTGTCCCACCTCCTCTTGCTTTAGCTGGGCCTGTTGCCCCACCTCCTCCCGCCGTAGCTGGGCCTGTTGTCCCACCTCCTCCCGCTGTTGCTGGGCCTCTTACCCAACCTCCTCCGGCTCTAGCTGGGCCTGTTGTCCCACCtcctcccgctgtagctgcgccTGTTGCCCCACCTCCTCCGGCTCTAGCTGGGCCTCTTACCCCACCTCCTCCTGCTGATGTAAGATAAGGCTCCCATCATGTCTGCATCTTCCTGTCTCCCCATTATCCAGATTCTTCAAAGACGCCTCAGTTCAGCATTGACCCCAAGCTGATGGACCACGGTCAGTCCAACCCTGAGGACGCTGACCTCTACAGCACCCGTAGCTGAGAAAGGATCACTTTGGCTGGGGGAAGGCAAACCAAACTGTGCCATCAGAAACAAAATTCACACCCCAGTGATTTTTGTACTCATCTGCCCTGATTCTTATACACCTCCGATGTGCTAGAGTAACTGTGCATGAGTATTCAAACACCCAGAGTTATTTGTGGAAGGTGTCTTTAAATACCAGAACCTCAGAATTGGAAGCAAAATGGTACGAAGTCATTGAGTGACATATTCTCTGCCGACAGGGAACGTTAACTGTCCGAGAAGTGCAGCGAAGAACTTTCCACTTGGATTCTAGCTTCTCCCTCAATATctcgatttttttcccccataatTTCTGTTCCTGTAtacttttatatatacataaaacatATATTTCCTTACAGTGTCCTTATGTCTCAGCAAGGAAGCAGATTTGGGGTACAGGAGAGTCAGGGCTTGGGTGAGGCCGCGTGCATGCCGCTGTACCGAGGCCCGCGTGATGTTGCACGCCGATTAGCACGTGGGTTGTTCTGAGTGCTGCTGTCTC
Encoded here:
- the apool gene encoding MICOS complex subunit MIC27 isoform X2, with protein sequence MAAKVLKLSAIPAALGLASFRIYELNKEKTKGHVNSRELSIYTPTSQPFHFVEDQPGSMEKGLHTLRVGLQPYARAVKDACVSFKIGAVNLYYAGEDIYHYLKDPPPGFLPRVSLITVSGLAGLVLARKGSRLKRITMSLGLATLGTAVCYPGQTVKVLKITGRKTYAGTQWAVSTAASLWKANPAKEVPTQPVGVQETHTVPAPLEESVPQLTPEPSCDPPPHPAEDRSPVEGLASVPPTPQKSDLPEALGQALDADAPADSSKTPQFSIDPKLMDHGQSNPEDADLYSTRS
- the apool gene encoding MICOS complex subunit MIC27 isoform X1 — translated: MAAKVLKLSAIPAALGLASFRIYELNKEKTKGHVNSRELSIYTPTSQPFHFVEDQPGSMEKGLHTLRVGLQPYARAVKDACVSFKIGAVNLYYAGEDIYHYLKDPPPGFLPRVSLITVSGLAGLVLARKGSRLKRITMSLGLATLGTAVCYPGQTVKVLKITGRKTYAGTQWAVSTAASLWKANPAKEVPTQPVGVQSVSVSESPSEAPSTELTPETLPPQETHTVPAPLEESVPQLTPEPSCDPPPHPAEDRSPVEGLASVPPTPQKSDLPEALGQALDADAPADSSKTPQFSIDPKLMDHGQSNPEDADLYSTRS